The Zingiber officinale cultivar Zhangliang chromosome 9A, Zo_v1.1, whole genome shotgun sequence genome window below encodes:
- the LOC122021873 gene encoding protein trichome birefringence-like 10: MAIFGSGSAEDPLPESAAKRRAVRQFNISERVIVPWLFVASLVLVLVVALRARRSVYYYELLWQNAAEAAGRGGECDWFEGEWVRDETYPLYESAACSFLDQGFRCAENRRPDRLYTKWRWQPARCNLPRFDSKKMLEKLRNRRLVFVGDSIGRNQWESLLCMLSTSLTNKSSIYEVNGNPITKHMGFLVFKFEEYNCTVEYYRSPFLVPQVRAPAGVPNDVKTTLRLDMLDWTSNSWKSANILVFNTGHWWNYEKTIRGGCYFQEGNQVAIEMSVDEAYQRAMQTLFQWIHKEVNRSKTQVIFRTYAPPHFRGGNWRTGGACHLETLPDLGPQISLKPWSQFLKPFRNVASKNSTTTTLELDLLNVTEMTSRRKDGHLSLYYLGPSRLSPVQKQDCSHWCLPGVPDAWNELLYALFMRWESMRHHNVIIEDNIGIKPSS; this comes from the exons ATGGCGATATTCGGTTCCGGCTCCGCAGAAGACCCGCTTCCGGAGTCGGCGGCGAAGAGGAGGGCGGTACGGCAGTTCAATATCTCGGAGCGCGTTATAGTGCCGTGGCTCTTCGTGGCGAGCCTAGTCCTAGTACTCGTCGTGGCTCTGCGTGCCCGGCGCTCGGTCTACTACTACGAGCTCTTGTGGCAGAACGCAGCGGAGGCGGCGGGACGCGGAGGGGAGTGCGATTGGTTCGAGGGGGAGTGGGTGCGGGACGAGACGTACCCGCTGTACGAGTCGGCGGCCTGCTCGTTCCTGGACCAAGGATTCCGATGCGCCGAGAACCGGAGGCCCGACCGGTTGTACACTAAGTGGCGGTGGCAGCCCGCTCGCTGCAATCTTCCCAG ATTTGATTCCAAGAAGATGTTGGAGAAGCTAAGGAACAGAAGGTTGGTTTTTGTAGGGGATTCAATTGGAAGGAATCAGTGGGAGTCTCTCCTCTGCATGCTCTCTACATCTCTTACAAACAAGAGCTCAATCTATGAAGTAAATGGCAACCCGATTACAAAGCATATGGGTTTCCTGGTGTTTAAATTTGAGGAGTACAATTGCACTGTTGAATACTACAGATCACCATTTCTAGTACCTCAGGTTCGTGCTCCAGCTGGTGTGCCTAATGATGTGAAGACGACTCTGAGATTGGACATGTTGGATTGGACATCAAATAGTTGGAAGAGTGCCAATATCCTTGTCTTCAACACTGGCCACTGGTGGAACTACGAGAAGACCATAAGAGG GGGTTGTTATTTTCAAGAAGGAAATCAGGTGGCAATAGAGATGAGTGTGGATGAGGCTTATCAGAGAGCAATGCAAACGTTGTTCCAGTGGATTCATAAGGAAGTCAACAGAAGCAAGACACAAGTTATCTTTCGAACATATGCTCCTCCTCATTTCAG AGGTGGTAACTGGAGAACAGGTGGGGCTTGTCACTTAGAGACACTGCCAGATTTAGGGCCTCAGATATCCCTGAAACCCTGGTCACAATTCCTGAAACCATTTAGGAATGTGGCATCAAAGAATTCTACAACAACAACACTAGAACTCGATCTTTTGAATGTGACCGAGATGACAAGCCGAAGGAAAGATGGACATTTATCTTTATACTATCTTGGTCCCTCACGCCTATCTCCTGTGCAAAAGCAAGACTGCAGCCACTGGTGTTTACCTGGGGTTCCAGATGCATGGAATGAGCTACTCTATGCACTTTTCATGCGATGGGAATCCATGCGGCACCACAATGTGATTATTGAGGACAACATAGGGATAAAGCCGAGCTCGTAA